From the genome of Nicotiana sylvestris chromosome 1, ASM39365v2, whole genome shotgun sequence:
TCAGCATTAGCCTCCATAACCATTTACACAACAAGATTCTATTGTGTGCCTTCAAATCTCTGACAccaagccccccccccccctgcTTTTTTGCTAAGGATGACGTGCTCCATTTGACCAGGTGAAAAGCCTTACTTTCTTTGTTCCCTTTTGTCCAGTTTCTTAGAGATAGAGACAGGCAGGGGACAAAGGGCCATAGTGTAAGTGGGCTGTGGGTAGAGCATCAAGAACACTGTAAATCAGAACGAGTCTACCACTTATTCCTACATTGACATACAAGTGTAACCAGTCTAAAAGAATTCCTAGCAAACACTATATGTAGTGTTAAGTGTAAAACAGCTAAGCCTTAATTTCGACTAGCTTATCTCACCAGTAtggtttttctttctattttgttacaTTCTTAGCTAAGTTAATAGCTAACTTCTCAGGGCTTATGAAAGATTTTAGGTCCATTGAGGAACTTCCTTCCAGGTGAATTTTAGGATTACCTCTTCTTGTTTAGCTCCTTCATATATCATGATGAAGGTTCTCTAATAGATTATAAAAACCAAGTCCTAATTCCTTATGTAAAAAAGCTAAGTCCTAATTAGGGTGGAAGTTTATATAGAGAATGCTAGATTAGTCACCAGCAATTCTTAATCTTCTGCTAGGTTATTGTGTTTCAGATTCTTTTCCGTCTTCCCTCTACGTATTCTTACCTTACTAAGTAAGAATTTTGTATGAGCATAATATTTTCCCCATCAAACATTTATACCTCTACTAACATTTAATTAATAAAGTGCTAAAGGTGGAAGGGTTGTAATTGCTATCAAGGGATTGTTTGATTCACTTGCTAGTTGTGCGACGATTTTAATGCTCGGATCGTTATGAGGTGATTGATAATGAAGGGATTAGTTGTTTTATGATGAAGAATAATGACGGGATTGTCATACAAGAATTGTTTATGTTAATACATGTATGCTTATTTCACATTTTATCCCGCACAAAATATGACATAGATTATGGTATAACTTAATGCAAGTATTATAATTAATACCGTCAACCAAACACTACATAAAACTATGTAGATATTAGTTTTTCTTATACGACAAATCAAACACTGCATACATTATGCGAGGATTATTTTTTCTAATCCCCTGTAATCAAACATGGTATAATTTTATGTTGTAATTATTTTTCCAATGACTCCAACCAAACGAGCCCTAAGTGAAAATCATAATTCTATCTAAAACTTGTTCATTGGATGACTTCCTTTTAATGCGTCTTTGTGATTGTTTGTTGTGGTCAGAATTTGCTTTCTAATTCTTTCATTATGTCGACTTTGTGAAACTGACTTATGTTCCTGATATGTTTTTCACTTAATTCAACTATGTATAGCAATCGTGCTGCAGCATTTTTGCATCTGGTTAAACTTAGCAAAGCACTTGCTGATGCCGAAATGACGATCAGTCTGAAACCAGAGTGGGAAAAGGTATACTTCCAGAATTGGAAATCTTTCACGAACACCCTGTAATAAGAAAAAAAGATCATACACCACGAGCAGAAAAAAATGTGAACTTGTTATCTAGCGAAGTTTTTCTCGTAATAAAATGACTTGATTGCACTTGTAGGGTTATTTCAGGAAAGGATGTATACTAGAGGCTATGGAACGCTATGATGATGTATGTATAATATTTTTCCTCTTAATCGGAGAACTTTCATGTTCCAGTCTTTATGTTTATTATCATGATGCAGGCCTTAGCTGCTTTCCAGCTGGCATCAAAATACAATCCACAAAGTTTGGAAGTATCCAAGAAGATAAAGACACTTTCGCAGTTGGCAAAAGATATGAAGCGAGCTGAAGAACTGGAGAACATGAGATCCAATGTTGACATGGCAAAACATTTTGATACATTGAAATCTGAACTGGTTAGTGGTCTTCTGCATCTATTTCTAGAGACATATCTGTTTCAGAATGTCAATTGGAGCTCTGATGTGTTTTCCAGTCTCTTTGATTGCTGGTGCACTTTTATAAATATGGTTTTGGTCATATGGTATTTTTAGTTCATGCAAGCGTTGACATAAAATCTATTCTCCTCATGCAGGTAAGGAACTTGTTGCATCAGCAGCTGTGTGATACAACCCTAAATCGAATTTCTGGAAAATGTTTTTCTCACGAAGTTTCCGCATGAGATGTACTAAGTTTGATTCTCCTTTTGCAGTCTGAGAAATATAGAGCTGAAGACGGCAGCAAAGAGATTTTCTCTTTCCTTGTTGAAACAGTAGAGAATGCTGTTAAATCATGGCATGAAACTTCAAAAGTGGATCCTAGAGTTTATTTCCTTCTGAACAAGGAGAAGACTGACACGGAGAAGTATGCCCCAGCTGTTAATATAGACAAGGTACTTCATATTCTTACTGATTGAAAAGTTCTCCTCATGGATATTTTTCCAACAATTTCGGCCTTCCTCTGATATTTCTGAATTCAGTTTGTCAGTTGTAGGTTACATTGTCAGTTGCAGTTGGAATCGAGCTTATACTATCTAATTGTGTACTTTTATCTCATGTGCCAGGCTTTTGAGTCACCCCATATGCACAGCAGTTGTTTTCCATTTCTTCGACAGTATGCTGAAGATTCTTTCTCTCAAGCTTCATGTTTAGTGACACCGAAAAGTATCATATCTTACCCACAGGTAAATTTAATCACTGAATGCTCTCTTGAAAGAGGCAATTGCTTGTAAGAACATGGATAACCCTCTTAAAAATGGCTTTTTTCTTATGGATTCACACACTGAAAGGCATAAATTGGTTATAAGCTTATTCGAATTAACCAATATTTGATCTTTATTACAAGAAGCATCCTAGTTCTGCGTATAAGTTCTGTTAGAAGCCTTGTCAGGTAAAGAAATAATCTGTTAGTGACTGTAATTGTGTCAACTGCTTCGGGTTTGCTCTATGCTTTAATCTCAAAGATTATTGATGAATATTGGATGTTGGTTCTATGCTTCCATTCTACTACTAAAAACCTAGAGCAGAAAGCTTGAATTTCAAATACAAATGTACTGACCTTCGTAGCTTCGTCTTTAATGTGTGCTTTGTTCTATTAGCATCTTTAGTCTGGTTCAGACAAACACAGGCCAAAGGAATTTGAAAACAGAATGAAGTTGACTTGTATATCTTGGAGAGTGAGTTAAAGGTGATCCTGACAGATGATGATTTAGTTTCAAGTTAGTGTCTGATGCGAACCAGAGGCAACATTGAATTCATGTAGTATTGTTTTTATCAGCAGTTATTGCAATTGATCTCTTCTTTCATGAATCATGATTTCAATGTGTGATCTTACAGGTTTGGAAAGGTCAAGGTTCGAGGAAATGGAAGCATGGACAAAATGATGGATTTTTTGTCCAATTTGAATCACCTTTAGTACGGAAGTTGTGGTTTATCCCTAGCTCCACTGAGAAAGGAAAAATCTTATGCAGGTATGTTTCCCTTTCTCTTAGCCAAAGCTCAAGAATACATACATAAAAAGTGGATGTCTCAGTCACAAGCATGCATGCACCTCATTCTATCTTTAATAAAATACATCACAAACACGGTTATTCTTTTCATAGCATATGTAAGCACCAACTTATCAAGTGCTAAAAAGGGTAATAGCTTACAAGTCATACAGTCCTGTACATCAAGTATGTGCGAACCTCTTGAGATGTGATATTCATTGAGACAACAAAATAGCAATTCAACTGAATGTGCATTTCTGGAATTCCTTTGGCCTGTGAAGCCTGTGAACATTTCAGGATAACTCTTATCTTTCATGATTTGGGCAGCCATCCATCTGAACTTTTCCTAGTATCCTAGGAATAAGCAAAACTTGGAAAAATACGTAAAAGTTTAGCAACTTCTTTTAGTTAATGTATAAATTGATATCTATTGGAACAATGAGATCTTTTTGGATAATCATGCTAGTCAAGCAAATAGAGCTTCTTATCTATAGTTTTAAGTGTGTGCATATGTTTGTTATTCTACGGAATGTATTTTCAAGTTGAGGCATACAACCTTGAGTTAGCTCCTAAACTTGATCTTCAATCATCTTCAGGGATCCAGTGCCTTTGGATATTAGCGCACATGAACTTCTTCCTCGTATATTCAAGCAAATATAGTCGAGGCTATTGCAGTTCCATTTTTTGGGTCAGCTTTTTGGGAAATCTTACATGGGAGAAATGGGCTTATTATCGTTGAGGAGAAGCCATCACCTGATTTTAAGTTTCCTTGCAGTGGGGTCTATTCTCCTTTGACGGGGGCAATACGGGCAAGCTGTCAGAGTGCTCCGGAGTTCCAATTGGTGAGGGTTTTGTCAGCTGTCAAGATATCAATTATTTTTGAAGATTTCTTATAGTAGATTAGAATTTCCTAGTGTTGCATGCTTCGTTTATTCTGATTTCACTTTCACATTGTTTGGCTGTTTTGTGCAGCAGTGAGTTTTGGTTAATACtcttaaaagtaatttttttccAAACGTTTTCGAAATGAGACTCTTGTATATTTGCCTGGCTAGAAGTAATGTTGGTGTTGTTACCTTATCTTGGTTTCTCAGAATGTTCATTACTGTTATCCTGCCACTTCTGAACTTGCTCTTTCTTGGATGTATTTTCCAATGTCACAAGTTGGATATTTTGGTTCAGCTCTGTATATTTCCTTTTTCCTCTTTAACTGGAATTTTTTTAGGCTTATTATTGGTAACTATTTTTAATTCCTTTTACACAACCCTACACTATAGAATTGTATGTATAGTTCATTCTGCTTCTAGGTTCCTCTTCTGATAAATAACATTACATGGACAGTTCCAGATAGCATTTCTATGTCCTTCAGAAACTATGCATTTCTAGACTGGCAAGTTTCTCTGTCCTTCAGAAACTTATTTTTGTGGAGCTGCAAGAACTTGCGCAATTTTTCTGTTGGAGAAGAGAATAAAATAGTAGAGGTGTGAAACATTATAGCAATTTTCAATAACTTAGCACGGATATATGAATTTTACAAAATTGTAAAAGGGTAAGAAACTAGCTCTAAGATGTTTCACTTGGTGAAACTGTAAAGAGAAAAAGGAATACTAATACATTTTGATTATTTTAATTGGATCATTGATCTGATTTATGATCATACGTTATCGTCTGGGATTGTTGAAGATTCAATTCTCTTGGATTGAAACTTGCAAGTGTGAAGAATATAATTGCATGCATTAACAGCCTCCCCAACTGTTAAATAGATCCATTCCTTCCCAATTGTGTCAATGAAATTTGACTTATCCAGCTTCTTCATCACTTCCCCTCCAGGATTTGCCAATAAAAGCTACAAATTGAACAAttgaataaaaaaagaaaagaaaaaggaaaatcaaCTGGGTAGTAGTGGACAAGATGTCACTGAATTCAAGCTCGTGATACTAAAGTTCGAGTTGTGGTTTATTAATCACTGAACTGTTCCCGTAGAGACAACTATAAATGGTAATATGATGTTTCACTACTAATAATTTGTCAGATATTTGTACCTTTAGACATCGCCTATCTGCATTTCTCTTCACTTCCTCAAGCATACTAATTCCACTTGTATCGATGTTTCCAACAGCTGCATTTAAGAGGATTGATGTCAGCAGTAAAACATTAactattaaaaaagaaaaaaaaatcaaattaacatTTGATATTCCCCGAAGTTTTTTTTATCTTGAATTAACACTTACCACTCATATCCAATATGACATATTGCAGCTCAATCTCAGATAAAGTCCTTtgcttctcttcttcttcatctatccaTCTTGAAATCCTAAGATATTTCAAGAACCCATCGATATAAAAGTGACTAACTATTGTGTTGAAGTCATCAATCACTAAATTGAGATGAAAATGTGGGTGTTGTAGTTACCTTTCCCTCAAATAACTTGCATTTGCAAAATAGATTGGGGCATCAATGTGTATGATGAGAATTCCAGGAACACTGCTTGCTGCTGAATATTGTTCAGTGTTTCTATAGGTCATGGAGTTTGGTATTTTACCTAAGACAAATGTCTTTGGCCTTGCTACAAAGAGAAGTATCCTAAGTAAAGACATTGCCACCTGAATCACACACGAAAACATAGTTAtcataaaaattaaataaagctGAGTGCGCAGAAAGATTTTTAAATCCTATTAAAAATGTATGCTACTTACCGCGACTATTAGGCCAACTTCAACGCTACCAAAGACAACTCCAATGAAGGAACTAATGCAAACGAGGAAATCGTATTTGTCAACTTTCCAAAGGTGGATAGCAGCATTATAGTCAATGATGCCTAGCATGGCTGAAATTATAATGGAGGAAAGCACAACAAGGGGTGTGTAATGGAACAATGGTGTTAGCAACAACAATGTTATCATCACTGCTGTTGCCATTACTATGTTGGACACTGCTGTCTTGCATCCTGCATTGAAATTCACTGCCGTACGTGAAAATGGtcctgaaaaaggaaaaaaaaagatgttaatATTAGAAGAAAAATTACGTAAACAGACAACTAAATTAAAGAATGTGTTCAGCACACCCCCTAGTTGTGAGCCTAATTCTTTTTTCGTGAAAATTCTCGTAATGTGTGGTGGTGAGACGAGAACTCATGATTATGTTGAATTATATGACCATCTCATTTACAAACTTAACCTACTAAAAAGCAAAttcttatttacttaattatgtttTCAATTGTTCACTCCCATCTCTAGAAACTTGAAGGAAAAAAAatgggatctttacacaaatagctgTTTAGTTTCAGTGTCACTTTTTCTAGCCGGTATAATTAGATTATACACTAATAACACatatattaatataaattataCATATACTATACATTCGCCAACTAATTTTAATTTAAGTAATTGAGTGGACTGAGAAATGTTAGTTTTGAGTGAAAGAGTACCTGTGGTTAAGTAGCAAGAGGTGCAAGAACCAGCAATGTTCATCATCCCAAAGGCAATCATTTCTTTGTTTCCATCAATGTGATAGTTCTCCACTATGGCGAAACTCCTTCCAACTGCTATTCCTTCCTGTATTGTTTAATTTCATCGGTTAAAATAGGTAAGCAATAAATAATATACGCCAACTGTTATTCCTTCAtgtgtgatatatatatatatatatatatatatatatataacaagcaCAACTTCGCAGTCCTAAACAAGTTGGTGTGTCTGACATATACCACATTTATATAAAATTCAGAATCAAAAAAAGCACAAAGAGGAATTTAAAGAGTTTAACTTATGTACATCAATAATGTAAGAATAAATTTATGTATATAGTTAATTCTTTAACTAAAAGCTGCTAGTTGTAGTCTATGAGCTAGTCACCAATATATTGCCGTGTGTACGATAAAATGACAAAGAGACAAGAAGTATATCACTATTTTAATTAGTTTCTTCAAGCATAATTTATGAACATTTATTCCcgtctattttttttcttttctaaccTTTTTGACCCAAGTATCTTCCAGACTATAGAATGAGGTCATGAGAATCTTATATAAATCAGAAAGTCTAAGACCGAATCCGAATTAGTATGACagataaaaagtaaataaaaataaattaacaaTTGGAGACATATTGTACTTACAGCCATGGCGATGACACCAGTGACGATTCCAGTCTTAATGGCAGTTGTAAGATACTGCGAGCTAAATGCCAGTTCAGAATACGATGGTGGATTTATCCCTTTTTTCAAGTGCCCAATCTGagaaaattaaatccaacaaaagtcCAAACATATTCACAGGTTAGCCGCATGTACGTACTGTCTTATAATTAATACAAACATCGCTAGAAAAAGTTAATCGATATCATACTAAGGGACCAACATGTGGACGTCACTGGTCACTCACCATAAATTATATTCACATCATGtatagaaataaaaaataaaatttggcaGTGAAATATAAAGATATAAATTTAATTTCGACTGTGGAGAAATTAATTACCACTTGAACCCCATTTTTTTCAGCATGGGTGAAATAAACAAGAACACTTCCCAAGATCACAGATGTTAGAGGCGCCATACAACTTATCCAGAAGAAAGCTGGCTTCTTTTTGCTCTGGTATAGGAATTACACCACACAATAAATAAACAAGTCCATTAGTAAATTAATCTAGTGAACTTGAACTGAAGATAATGGTATGAAATAATTAATGAGGTTATTAGCAattgaaatatggtgaaaacaaTTCTAGGAATCATTAGAAATATGTTATACACGAGTATGAGTTAATCTTAAGGTGAAGGAAGTCTACAATTGTATCACATGCTTAATGGATAGTATCATGATTAATTTACGGATATAACACAATAGTGACATATTTATTTATAAACTATAAATATGTAACAAATCTGCCGAAAGCGAGTataaatttaaaattaattaatttacttACAAAATATCTGGTCAAcaagaggaagaagagaaaaCAACAACCTAGGACTCCACTTTCCCATCTCCACTGtagcaaataattaacaaaaacgtataagaaagaaaaagaaaagaccgTACGTAAAATATTGGAGGCTAAGTATAacttattattttgagaaaaaagatttaaaaaataaaatgagatagtGAAGGAACCTGGTGTAATTGGCTAAAGATGGAGCGCATGACACTGACAATATCAGTTTCATGGGTGAAATGAACAAGTCCAAGAATTCCTTTCAGCTGCTGTAAGCACACTACTGTGGCTGCTCCTCCCATGAACCCTAATATTGTTGCATGCGATAGAAAGTCCACTATGAATCCTAGCCTATATCACCATCAGATAAAATACAAATTAATTAGGTCTACTGCCGTTGCAATTTGACTCGACACTAAATCTAacgaaaaaaatgaagacttctGACCTTAACAAGCCTAAGGAAGCTTGGAAAACTCCAGCAAAGAAAGTAGCAGTAAATACCAACTGAAGATAAAGCTTGGGATTATCGTGAGGATTAACGACTCGGCCAAGCATTGCAGAAATGAGAAGCGATGGAACTGCCACATTCCCTATTGCCAAATGCTTCGAACTTCCCAACATCGCATATACCATCGGTGGCACAAAGCTTGAATCTGCATTTCCAAAATATATTTATCAGATCAACCACAATGAAAACTTCTATTTAACTAAATCTGGACTAGTAACTTTATTGTGCCATGTACGTGCGCTCAGGCTATGGACTCGACGTACGTATCATTTGTAACTTACATATCAAGACACGTAATACCTTTATAATCACAATTATAGTTATGTATATTTTAAGTGTTTAACTTGTAAAATATACTGATACgatataattttttttacctAGACCTGCAGGAGTTATCTGCCTAATTTGCTTGACATTGCAGGTGCATAAAAGTCAAATTCATATAGTATATTTTAAAGACTAGAGTTAGTTGGAAAGAGGCTAGCCTTGTGTATGTACTAGTTCCATGTCCAAAGCTAGATGCATGATTTCGAGTATATTTCAAAGATATTTGATGGATTaattcatgtatatatatataaatagtaACTTACAAAGTCCAATAACTGGAGGCAAGTTAGCCAAACCAGCATAGCTTATCCCTTGAGGAACAGCAAGACTAGCAATTGTGATTCCAGCAATAAAATCAGCTTTGAAAAGTTGAAACGTATAGCGAGGAGCCCAATCGAGGATGGGGACAAAATACTGCAAACCCAAAGCAAGTTTCTTGGTAAGTGACTGGTTCTTGAATTTCCTAAAGGGGTCATCAGGAAATAGTGCTTCTTTCACACAAGATTTGAGTGTCTTCAAGAATGGCTTTGGTGCTGGGATTTCTACCTTTTGATGTGAATATTGATCATCAAAGTGAGCATTACCCATAATTTTATTTTGTGCTAATGGAAATGAGTCTATTTATAATGTGGAGATTCTTTTAGAAAGATCGAGGTGATGATGCAATGAGAAAGTGGTTTTGGTTTCTTATGAATTGGGTCTTTGGGGATGCATGCCTATCTATATATAGAGGGCCAAGAGGAGGTGGAGTACTGCCTGTTttctttttccaaatttttttaaGTTTTATTTCTTATTTCCTTTTGCGATGGGTCCCATTGATAATCCTCACGAGTTTGGGGATCGTACTGACAATCTCAGAACACAAGACGAAGGTAGAGAGATTGATGGGACACAGAGAAATATCATGCGTTAAATTGATGTATGCGTCATCCATAATTAAAGAGCTTCGAAAATAAAAAAGCTCTTGACAAATTGTATTTTCTCTTTAAGTGACACTCCGTGACACAGATTAGAATTAGTCAAACCAGTGATAATTTTGAATATTTAGTTAAGTAAAAAAAGTTAAGTTGTTTGCTTTGATCAAACTATGGAGTACTATTAGGGTTGTACATGGACCGAGTTGGTTCgatttttattaaaattaaatcaaACCAAATATATCGATTTGGATTGGTCCGGTTTTGTCGGATTTTTCGGGGTTTTTTTGCTATgtaatattatttcaatcttactttgataaattttttataagtaaatactgtttattaaaaattttaaaaataaaaaatatatgatctattaaaacATTCTTATGAGAGAATTttcttagtaacacatgatagttattttttaGCCATCTAACAATAATTTACGCTGATGTACACTTTCAAGGTTAaccgaatttaataattaaacataaaaataaatatgaaccgatataatgatatgttctatttaattttaaattatcgaAATACCATTTCAAActcgaaaaagatataagaatttaatatatCTTGACATAtaaatatggaagaacaaagagattgacgcatttcactaacacttgataagaaagtgatcatacaactcattatttaaagttaataaatATGAAGTACTTCATATTTAACTAAATATTACTTCCCATAAGAGAATTGCAAATATTTCTAGACTTTTTTTAGAGAAAATTCTataaaaagtgttaaaaatatatataaaaattatatatttatatgtcggtttggttcgggtttttttttacttaatatcaaaccaaacctaattggtttttttaatcggtttggtgcgattttccggttcggtttgtacacccctaaGTACTATGTTGTGAATTTTAGGTACACCGATATTCTACCTTTTATAATTTTGAGTTAAGAAGATCGTCAATACAGACGAGAGACATCGTTGTACCACCTTCAAATAGTTTAACTTTCAATTCAATCAACGAATACTTATAGTGAGTTAGTGACTAGGGGAAGGGAAGGAAGAAATGCGAGAATCTTGGACGAGATTTCCCGTTATTTATGAAATTATTGAAACCACTAGAATGTGATTAATTTTCGCCCCTGGTatcttatttttctattttttccctCTTCTTCCTTCTTGTGGAAGGGGTGTAGGAAGTGGCACAAAGGTAATAGCGGATGTAGAATATAAGTACtgaatatatatttaaaaaaagtaCTTGATTTACCTGAACCTAGTGATTGCAAAAAGCTAGTGATTTGCATTTTGCCATTTtagattttgaaccccaaatttaaaGTGTAATGAGCTTAAATATAAAAACCTAAAAATTGACCCATCAAATTAAAATTACGATCGAATCCACTCCGGCATAAACACGTGGCAACCAGTCAACAGCTTAACTACTCACACCCTTATGGTATTCCAGCTAAGCGTAAGGTCACCCTGTCTCTTTACGTGAGGCAGTTAGAGCTCAAGGTTTTGTTGCCTACCTTCCATTTAAATATGTACGTGGATAAATCTAATTGGTCAGTAGAGATCCACTGCATGTAGTGGACTAAGGTGGAAGAGACTCAGGCATAAGTGACAACCGTGGAGGAAAATTTGGAATTATATCAACTTTTTGTCGAATATTCGGTATTCTCTTGTGCAAGTATCTGATTAAACTTAGTTTATTAAGATAATTTGAACTTTTAACCGGCAAAAATGTCATTACCTTTTAATAATG
Proteins encoded in this window:
- the LOC104223986 gene encoding uncharacterized protein; protein product: MGESEVKAETTLKDQGNEFFKAGNYLKAAALYTQAIKKDPSNATLYSNRAAAFLHLVKLSKALADAEMTISLKPEWEKGYFRKGCILEAMERYDDALAAFQLASKYNPQSLEVSKKIKTLSQLAKDMKRAEELENMRSNVDMAKHFDTLKSELSEKYRAEDGSKEIFSFLVETVENAVKSWHETSKVDPRVYFLLNKEKTDTEKYAPAVNIDKAFESPHMHSSCFPFLRQYAEDSFSQASCLVTPKSIISYPQVWKGQGSRKWKHGQNDGFFVQFESPLVRKLWFIPSSTEKGKILCRDPVPLDISAHELLPRIFKQI
- the LOC104223987 gene encoding sulfate transporter 3.1-like, giving the protein MGNAHFDDQYSHQKVEIPAPKPFLKTLKSCVKEALFPDDPFRKFKNQSLTKKLALGLQYFVPILDWAPRYTFQLFKADFIAGITIASLAVPQGISYAGLANLPPVIGLYSSFVPPMVYAMLGSSKHLAIGNVAVPSLLISAMLGRVVNPHDNPKLYLQLVFTATFFAGVFQASLGLLRLGFIVDFLSHATILGFMGGAATVVCLQQLKGILGLVHFTHETDIVSVMRSIFSQLHQWRWESGVLGCCFLFFLLLTRYFSKKKPAFFWISCMAPLTSVILGSVLVYFTHAEKNGVQVIGHLKKGINPPSYSELAFSSQYLTTAIKTGIVTGVIAMAEGIAVGRSFAIVENYHIDGNKEMIAFGMMNIAGSCTSCYLTTGPFSRTAVNFNAGCKTAVSNIVMATAVMITLLLLTPLFHYTPLVVLSSIIISAMLGIIDYNAAIHLWKVDKYDFLVCISSFIGVVFGSVEVGLIVAVAMSLLRILLFVARPKTFVLGKIPNSMTYRNTEQYSAASSVPGILIIHIDAPIYFANASYLRERISRWIDEEEEKQRTLSEIELQYVILDMSAVGNIDTSGISMLEEVKRNADRRCLKLLLANPGGEVMKKLDKSNFIDTIGKEWIYLTVGEAVNACNYILHTCKFQSKRIESSTIPDDNV